From the Solea senegalensis isolate Sse05_10M linkage group LG16, IFAPA_SoseM_1, whole genome shotgun sequence genome, one window contains:
- the LOC122782658 gene encoding ADP-ribosylation factor 6, producing the protein MGKVLSKIFGNKEMRILMLGLDAAGKTTILYKLKLGQSVTTIPTVGFNVETVTYKNVKFNVWDVGGQDKIRPLWRHYYTGTQGLIFVVDCADRDRIDEARQELHRIINDREMRDAIILIFANKQDLPDAMKPHEIQEKLGLTRIRDRNWYVQPSCATTGDGLYEGLTWLTSNYKS; encoded by the coding sequence ATGGGGAAAGTGCTCTCAAAAATATTTGGGAACAAGGAGATGAGAATATTAATGCTGGGACTTGATGCTGCGGGGAAAACAACTATCCTTTACAAACTGAAACTGGGACAGTCTGTCACCACAATCCCCACAGTCGGCTTCAACGTGGAGACTGTCACCTATAAAAACGTCAAGTTCAACGTGTGGGATGTGGGGGGCCAGGATAAGATTCGTCCTCTGTGGCGACACTATTACACGGGCACCCAAGGGTTAATTTTCGTGGTCGACTGCGCGGACAGGGATCGTATCGACGAGGCGAGACAGGAGCTTCACCGCATCATTAATGACCGGGAAATGAGGGATGCCATCATCTTGATATTCGCCAATAAGCAAGACCTCCCTGATGCCATGAAGCCGCATGAGATCCAGGAGAAGCTGGGATTGACCCGCATCAGAGATAGGAATTGGTATGTTCAGCCCTCCTGTGCGACTACAGGTGATGGACTGTATGAGGGCCTCACATGGCTAACCTCAAACTACAAATCTTAA
- the vcpkmt gene encoding protein-lysine methyltransferase METTL21D isoform X1, with translation MAADIDKCKYFTREIEKNDGCALKLKQCYLGDVGCVVWDAAIVLAKYLETRQFYDPQRGVNVWAGKSVVEFGAGTGVVGLMAATLGAHVTVTDLEDLQPLLRINIHENQALISSGSITAKVLKWGEDVSGFLPPPRYILMADCIYYEQSIVPLVESLKLLSGPETCILCCYEQRTEGVNPKVEQQFFELLQQHFSCKEIPSIEQDPEFSSPDIHILHIQKKG, from the exons ATGGCGGCTGATATAGACAAGTGTAAATATTTCACAAGGGAAATCGAGAAAAACGACGGCTGTGCCTTAAAACTAAAGCAGTGCTACTTGGGAGACGTTGGCTGTGTGGTTTGGGACGCAGCTATCGTCCTGGCCAAATATTTAGAGACGAGACAATTTTATGATCCGCAAAGAGGTGTCAACGTCTGGGCCGGAAAGAGTGTGGTGGAGTTCGGAGCTGGGACAGGAGTTGTTGGTCTAATGGCAGCAACACTGGG AGCTCATGTAACTGTGACAGACCTGGAGGATTTGCAGCCCCTCCTGAGAATAAACATCCACGAAAACCAGGCACTTATCAGCAGTGGATCCATAACTGCCAAGGTACTGAAATG GGGTGAAGATGTGTCTGGGTTCTTGCCTCCCCCACGTTATATTCTTATGGCAGATTGCATCTATTATGAGCAG tCAATTGTTCCCCTGGTGGAGAGCTTGAAGCTGCTCTCTGGACCAGAGACCTGTATTCTCTGCTGCTACGAGCAGCGCACTGAGGGTGTCAACCCAAAAGTGGAACAGCAGTTTTTTGAG TTGCTGCAACAGCACTTCAGCTGCAAGGAGATCCCGTCCATCGAACAAGACCCAGAATTCAGCAGTCCAGACATCCACATTctgcacatacaaaaaaaaggctaa
- the vcpkmt gene encoding protein-lysine methyltransferase METTL21D isoform X2, which yields MAADIDKCKYFTREIEKNDGCALKLKQCYLGDVGCVVWDAAIVLAKYLETRQFYDPQRGVNVWAGKSVVEFGAGTGVVGLMAATLGAHVTVTDLEDLQPLLRINIHENQALISSGSITAKVLKWGEDVSGFLPPPRYILMADCIYYEQSIVPLVESLKLLSGPETCILCCYEQRTEGVNPKVEQQFFEHFSCKEIPSIEQDPEFSSPDIHILHIQKKG from the exons ATGGCGGCTGATATAGACAAGTGTAAATATTTCACAAGGGAAATCGAGAAAAACGACGGCTGTGCCTTAAAACTAAAGCAGTGCTACTTGGGAGACGTTGGCTGTGTGGTTTGGGACGCAGCTATCGTCCTGGCCAAATATTTAGAGACGAGACAATTTTATGATCCGCAAAGAGGTGTCAACGTCTGGGCCGGAAAGAGTGTGGTGGAGTTCGGAGCTGGGACAGGAGTTGTTGGTCTAATGGCAGCAACACTGGG AGCTCATGTAACTGTGACAGACCTGGAGGATTTGCAGCCCCTCCTGAGAATAAACATCCACGAAAACCAGGCACTTATCAGCAGTGGATCCATAACTGCCAAGGTACTGAAATG GGGTGAAGATGTGTCTGGGTTCTTGCCTCCCCCACGTTATATTCTTATGGCAGATTGCATCTATTATGAGCAG tCAATTGTTCCCCTGGTGGAGAGCTTGAAGCTGCTCTCTGGACCAGAGACCTGTATTCTCTGCTGCTACGAGCAGCGCACTGAGGGTGTCAACCCAAAAGTGGAACAGCAGTTTTTTGAG CACTTCAGCTGCAAGGAGATCCCGTCCATCGAACAAGACCCAGAATTCAGCAGTCCAGACATCCACATTctgcacatacaaaaaaaaggctaa
- the msh4 gene encoding mutS protein homolog 4, translating to MFHSSTEEVSTGGNYSKCGHTLATSPVDRSGLNETTSYGPPSTSSDFCHQSADESSTNSGHGPALPRMTSGQFHHSITTGRTNPILLTTTSDSSSFHSHGGTPRFRRTPVSAGATGIHYAHTPLTDHTVTSSSSANATSAASVIVAVVEGRGLARGEIGMASLNLKCPDLVLCQFADTGTYAKVITKLHILVPLEILMPDTASEKGKGTKLFNLITENLPAVAFTAIQRKYFNERKGLEYIRQLCAPEFGTVLMEVQAKYYCLAAAAALLKYLEFIQNSVYAAKSLKVSFKGSEQTTMIDSASATNLELVVNNRDHRSDHSLLGVLNHTKTPGGARRLRSNILEPLVDVDTINIRLDAVQELLQDEELFFGLRNAIGHFLDIDQLLSVLVQVQKQETVQVAEAKITHVIQLKHTLDLVPRLRVVLKNCSTALLKAYSTSLEDNRFDLILEQIKTIINDDTTYLKGSLNMRIQKCYAVRPNVNEFLDIARRAYTEIVDDIAGLVNQMGEKYGFPMRTSFSTARGFFIQMKLEGLVLPEGKLPSEFIKVTKHKNNYGFITADLMKMNDRCNEALREIFHISYVVICQLLSTIHEHIHCLYKLSDAVSMLDMLLSLANACTISDYVRPEFTDTLAIKQGRHPILERIAGQQPVSNNSYISEGSNFVIVTGPNMSGKSTYLKQVALCQIMAQIGSFVPADYASFRVADQIFTRIGVDDDFETNSSTFMLEMKEISYIIHNVSDRSLIIIDELGRGTSAEEGIGICHSVCEFLLGLKAFTLFATHFLELCQLESLYPNVENQHMEVQHTRSSGTGAECVVYTYLLTRGCSEERHYGLRAAEMTALPSGLIQEAKIIASHVIQQLLAKHRSDPETQRQRAVYHLATRLLQAARNSKLDPDSLRMYLKGLKKQYEAELQAAGQPASMDTTD from the exons atgtttcatagCAGCACAGAGGAGGTGTCAACCGGCGGAAACTACTCGAAATGTGGACACACTTTGGCGACTTCCCCGGTGGACAGAAGTGGACTCAACGAAACTACTTCGTACGGTCCCCCCTCAACCTCCTCAGATTTTTGCCACCAAAGTGCAGACGAAAGCAGTACGAACTCCGGCCATGGCCCCGCATTACCCCGCATGACCTCAG GTCAATTTCATCACAGCATCACGACGGGGAGAACGAATCCAATACTCCTTACAACTACTTCAGATAGCTCCTCCTTCCACAGCCATGGAGGGACACCCAGATTCAGGAGGACCCCAGTGTCTGCTGGGGCCACAGGCATAcattatgcacacacaccactgacTGATCACACTG TGACAAGCAGCTCCTCTGCAAATGCAACCTCGGCTGCCTCCGTGATAGTGGCAGTAGTTGAAGGCCGTGGTTTGGCCAGAGGAGAGATTGGCATGGCCAGTCTCAACCTGAAATGCCCAGACCTTGTGCTCTGTCAGTTTGCAGACACTGGGACCTATGCCAAG GTCATAACCAAGCTTCACATCTTGGTGCCACTAGAAATACTGATGCCAGACACAGCTagtgaaaaaggaaaagggaCCAAACTGTTCAACCTTATCACTGAGAACCTTCCG GCTGTCGCTTTCACTGCAATCCAAAGGAAGTATTTTAATGAGAGAAAGGGACTGGAGTATATTCGGCAGCTGTGTGCACCAGAATTTGGCACTGTCCTCATGGAAGTGCAAGCAAA ATATTACTGCCTAGCAGCTGCAGCGGCTTTGCTAAAATACTTGGAGTTCATCCAGAACTCTGTCTATGCTGCCAAGTCTTTAAAAGTGAGCTTTAAAGGGAGTGAACAGACGACCATGATTGACTCAGCATCCGCCACTAACTTAGAGTTGGTGGTCAATAATAGAGACCACAG GAGTGACCACTCTCTTTTAGGGGTACTTAACCACACAAAAACCCCTGGTGGTGCTAGAAGATTGCGCTCCAATATTCTGGAGCCTCTGGTTGACGTGGACACCATTAACATACGTCTTGACGCTGTGCAAGAGTTATTGCAAGATGAAGAGCTCTTCTTTGGTTTAAGAAATG CCATAGGTCATTTCCTTGACATTGACCAGCTGCTCTCTGTGCTCGTCCAAGTCCAAAAGCAGGAAACA GTTCAGGTGGCTGAAGCAAAGATCACACATGTCATTCAGCTCAAACACACTCTGGATCTGGTGCCAAGGTTAcgg GTGGTGTTGAAGAACTGCAGCACAGCTCTACtgaaagcttacagcacctcaTTGGAAGACAACAG GTTTGATCTGATCCTTGAGCAGATCAAGACCATAATTAATGATGATACGACCTACCTGAAGGGGAGTCTGAACATGCGCATCCAGAAGTGTTATGCTGTGCGCCCTAATGTTAACGAGTTCCTTGACATTGCCCGCAGAGCTTACACCGAGATAGTGGATGACATTGCAG GGCTGGTCAACCAAATGGGGGAGAAATATGGCTTTCCAATGCGAACCAGCTTCAGCACAGCCCGAGGTTTCTTCATCCAGATGAAGCTTGAAGGCCTTGTTTTGCCTGAAGGGAAACTTCCCTCAGAGTTCATCAAG GTAACCAAGCACAAGAACAACTATGGCTTCATCACAGCTGACCTGATGAAGATGAACGATCGCTGCAATGAGGCACTGAGGGAGATCTTTCACATATCCTATGT GGTGATATGTCAACTGCTGAGCACCATCCATGAGCACATCCACTGCCTTTACAAGCTCTCTGATGCTGTGTCCATGCTGGACATGTTGCTGTCACTTGCAAACGCATGCACCATCTCAGACTACG TACGTCCAGAGTTCACAGACACACTGGCAATCAAGCAGGGCCGTCACCCCATACTTGAGCGAATTGCTGGTCAGCAGCCTGTATCGAACAACAGCTACATCTCCGAGGGCAGCAACTTTGTCATCGTCACTGGACCCAACATGAGTGGGAAATCCACCTACCTCAAACAGGTGGCACTGTGTCAGATCATGGCTCAGATAG GCTCTTTTGTCCCCGCTGACTACGCCTCCTTTCGTGTTGCTGACCAGATTTTCACCAGGATTGGTGTGGATGATGACTTTGAAACTAACTCTTCCACGTTCATGTTGGAAATGAAGGAG ATCTCTTACATAATCCACAATGTCAGTGACAGATCCCTGATCATCATAGATGAGCTGGGTCGTGGTACAAGTGCTGAGGAGGGTATTGGTATCTGCCACTCAGTCTGTGAGTTCCTCCTCGGCCTCaag GCATTCACCCTGTTTGCCACACACTTTCTGGAGCTGTGTCAATTGGAGTCTCTTTATCCCAATGTGGAGAACCAGCACATGGAGGTGCAGCACACACGCAGTAGTGGCACTGGTGCTGAATGTGTGGTGTACACATACTTGCTCACTAGAGGATGCTCTGAGGAGAGACACTATG gTTTGAGAGCAGCAGAAATGACCGCTCTTCCTTCAGGTTTAATCCAAGAGGCAAAGATAATTGCATCTCATGTTATCCAGCAGCTTTTG GCCAAACATCGCAGTGATCCTGAAACCCAGAGGCAGAGAGCTGTGTACCACCTGGCTACCCGCCTGCTGCAGGCTGCCAGGAACTCCAAACTAGACCCAGACAGTCTGCGTATGTATCTGAAAGGCCTGAAGAAGCAGTATGAGGCAGAGCTACAGGCTGCAGGACAGCCAGCCTCCATGGACACCACTGACTGA